A window of Lacibacter sediminis contains these coding sequences:
- a CDS encoding DNA-directed RNA polymerase subunit omega, which yields MSRLIRKVSANTSNVVETKNVADLKAKTGNLYESIAVIAKRANQINISLKEELHNKLEEFASHTDSLEEIHENKEQIEISKAYERMPNPALLATQEFVDDKVYHRRAENELFS from the coding sequence ATGAGCAGACTGATACGAAAAGTTAGCGCCAACACCAGCAATGTTGTTGAAACAAAAAATGTGGCTGACTTGAAGGCGAAAACAGGTAATTTATATGAATCAATTGCTGTTATTGCCAAACGTGCCAACCAGATCAATATTTCCTTAAAGGAAGAATTGCATAATAAACTGGAAGAGTTTGCAAGTCACACTGATAGTCTTGAAGAAATTCATGAGAACAAGGAGCAGATCGAGATATCAAAGGCTTACGAAAGAATGCCTAACCCTGCTTTGCTTGCAACACAGGAATTTGTTGATGATAAAGTATATCATCGCAGAGCAGAGAATGAGCTGTTCTCCTAA
- the recJ gene encoding single-stranded-DNA-specific exonuclease RecJ yields MQKRWTFLKKDAQRVDALAAELKIHSVLCSILVQRGFNTFEKAKQYFRPQLSDLHDPWLMKDMQKAVDRLLHAFNSNEKILVFGDYDVDGTTSVACMYQFLCSVYDPTFLDFYIPHRYREGYGVSKQGIDFAKTKGFSLIVSLDCGIKSVELIAYAKELGIDFIVCDHHLPDAEVPAAVAILNPKQKDCNYPYKELCGCGVGFKLITALAQTLNLEDEHVHRYLDLVATAIAADIVPMTGENRILAFHGLKRVNEQPSYGIKALMFLSGVKNTMHINNLVFLIAPRVNAAGRMDDARKAVQMFIASTYEEALTFAEMLHADNDERKEADMSITEEALAIINGNEQLKTKKSTVLYQSHWHKGVVGIVASRLTEHYYRPTIVLTQSGDYAAGSARSVNGFNLYEAIHACREHLLGYGGHFAAAGLTLMPENVDAFAAAFEKEVSRTIKDEQLIPEIIIDEELQLADIKPGLYNIIKQMEPFGPENMRPVFVSKKVRDNGFSKIVKDQHLRLVVKQNDTVLTGIFFRAAHLFPVIQQGAFDVVYTIDENEWNGTVSLQLKVIDIRPSTD; encoded by the coding sequence ATGCAGAAACGATGGACCTTTTTAAAAAAAGACGCTCAACGGGTTGATGCACTTGCTGCAGAGCTCAAGATCCATTCCGTACTCTGCAGCATTCTGGTACAAAGAGGGTTTAATACGTTCGAAAAAGCAAAACAATATTTCCGTCCGCAATTGAGCGATCTTCATGATCCATGGCTGATGAAAGACATGCAGAAAGCAGTTGACAGATTATTGCATGCATTTAACAGCAACGAAAAGATTCTTGTTTTTGGAGATTACGATGTTGATGGCACAACAAGTGTTGCCTGCATGTATCAATTTCTTTGCTCCGTTTATGATCCAACGTTTTTAGATTTCTATATCCCTCATCGTTACCGTGAAGGCTACGGTGTATCGAAACAGGGAATTGATTTCGCAAAAACAAAAGGATTTAGCTTAATAGTTTCACTTGACTGTGGTATTAAATCAGTTGAATTAATTGCATATGCAAAAGAGTTGGGTATTGATTTTATTGTGTGTGATCATCACCTACCCGATGCAGAAGTACCGGCTGCAGTTGCTATTCTAAACCCAAAACAAAAAGATTGCAATTACCCATACAAAGAATTATGTGGTTGCGGTGTAGGATTTAAACTCATTACCGCATTGGCTCAAACACTGAATCTTGAAGATGAGCATGTGCATCGCTATCTTGATCTTGTGGCAACAGCGATAGCTGCAGACATCGTTCCAATGACCGGTGAAAACAGGATACTTGCTTTTCACGGCTTGAAGCGTGTTAATGAGCAACCATCGTATGGCATTAAAGCTTTGATGTTTTTAAGTGGTGTGAAAAACACCATGCATATCAATAACCTTGTTTTCTTAATTGCGCCAAGAGTAAATGCTGCAGGTAGAATGGATGATGCACGCAAAGCTGTACAAATGTTCATTGCCTCAACATATGAAGAAGCATTAACCTTTGCTGAAATGCTGCATGCAGACAACGATGAACGCAAAGAAGCCGATATGTCCATCACTGAAGAAGCACTTGCAATCATTAACGGCAACGAACAACTGAAAACAAAAAAATCAACGGTCTTATATCAATCGCATTGGCATAAAGGAGTAGTAGGTATTGTGGCGTCCAGATTAACGGAACATTATTATCGTCCAACGATTGTACTTACACAGAGCGGCGATTATGCAGCTGGCAGTGCAAGAAGCGTAAATGGATTTAATTTATATGAAGCCATTCACGCCTGTCGTGAACATTTGCTAGGATATGGTGGGCACTTCGCAGCAGCAGGCCTCACATTAATGCCCGAGAACGTCGATGCGTTTGCAGCAGCTTTTGAAAAAGAAGTTAGCCGCACTATTAAAGATGAGCAGCTTATTCCTGAAATTATTATTGATGAGGAGTTGCAACTGGCAGATATCAAGCCAGGGCTTTATAATATCATCAAACAAATGGAGCCATTTGGACCTGAAAACATGCGGCCCGTTTTTGTTTCGAAAAAAGTGCGTGATAACGGCTTCAGCAAAATTGTAAAAGATCAACATCTTCGCTTAGTGGTGAAACAAAATGATACTGTTTTAACAGGTATCTTCTTTCGTGCAGCTCATCTGTTTCCTGTGATACAACAAGGAGCATTCGATGTTGTTTATACCATTGACGAAAATGAATGGAACGGAACTGTTAGTCTGCAATTAAAAGTTATTGACATCAGACCATCTACGGATTGA
- a CDS encoding DUF4296 domain-containing protein, producing MREMLLLLCLFGVVACSETKKPPANVLGPEKFQKVLTDLILADALSTERSFKDTSLKIKDANAAYFLKIFELHGVTKNEFMRSYNFYLSRPDLLRVISDSVSAVLNRENLKLTTDTVKPKPNGNNSPKIRIRDGNK from the coding sequence ATGAGAGAAATGCTGTTACTGTTATGTTTATTTGGTGTAGTTGCATGTTCTGAGACTAAAAAACCACCAGCCAATGTTCTTGGCCCGGAGAAATTTCAAAAGGTACTAACCGATTTAATACTTGCCGATGCTTTGTCTACCGAAAGATCATTCAAAGACACTTCATTGAAAATTAAGGATGCAAATGCTGCGTACTTTCTGAAAATATTCGAACTACACGGAGTGACTAAGAATGAATTTATGCGGAGTTATAATTTTTATCTGAGTCGACCCGATCTTCTTCGGGTTATTTCTGATTCCGTTTCCGCAGTACTTAACAGAGAAAATCTTAAATTAACGACCGATACCGTTAAACCTAAGCCGAATGGTAATAACAGCCCGAAAATTAGAATCAGAGATGGGAATAAATAG
- the porD gene encoding type IX secretion system protein PorD: protein MHKGLLLFLFCFLSWFSNAQELNARVRVVDNQIPTTIDRKIFRTLEASLTTFLNNRRWSADNFKQNEKINCQILINLEGMGEPNVFSASITIQAARPVYSTSYVSPIINFKDPNFDFKYIESQPMEFNENRISGSDPLVSNLTAVMAYYAYIIVGFDYESFSLRGGNPYFQKALNIVNNAPDASKISGWKSFENNNRNRYWLTENLINNRYTVIHDVYYNYYRKGMDYLYENEAGARTEVMNSLVYLDNLNRETPNLMIVQFFMLGKADELINLFKKAPPQEKTKVVDILSRLDVTNSNKYKQELR from the coding sequence ATGCATAAAGGCTTACTCCTTTTTCTATTTTGCTTTTTATCATGGTTCAGTAATGCACAGGAGCTGAATGCGAGGGTTCGTGTGGTAGATAATCAGATCCCAACAACGATTGACAGGAAAATATTTCGCACCCTTGAAGCTTCTCTTACTACATTTCTAAATAACCGACGCTGGTCTGCAGATAATTTCAAACAGAACGAAAAGATTAACTGCCAGATTCTAATTAATCTTGAAGGGATGGGTGAGCCAAATGTATTTTCGGCAAGTATCACTATCCAGGCTGCACGCCCGGTTTACTCCACTTCATATGTATCTCCGATCATCAACTTTAAAGATCCAAACTTCGATTTTAAATACATAGAATCGCAACCGATGGAGTTTAATGAAAACCGGATATCAGGTTCTGATCCATTGGTTTCAAATTTAACAGCTGTAATGGCATATTATGCCTACATAATAGTTGGATTCGATTATGAATCTTTCTCATTGCGTGGCGGTAATCCTTATTTCCAGAAAGCACTCAACATCGTTAACAATGCTCCTGATGCCAGTAAAATTTCTGGATGGAAGTCGTTTGAAAATAATAATCGCAACAGGTATTGGCTTACAGAAAATCTGATCAACAACCGTTATACTGTAATACACGATGTGTATTATAATTACTACAGAAAAGGAATGGATTATTTGTATGAAAATGAAGCTGGTGCAAGAACAGAAGTGATGAACTCTTTGGTATACCTTGATAACCTGAACAGGGAAACGCCTAATCTAATGATCGTACAGTTTTTCATGTTAGGCAAAGCTGATGAACTGATCAATCTCTTTAAAAAAGCACCACCGCAGGAAAAAACAAAAGTGGTTGATATATTAAGCCGGCTTGATGTTACCAATTCGAATAAATATAAACAGGAACTTCGATGA
- a CDS encoding outer membrane protein assembly factor BamD, whose product MNLIIRLVFFVVVIGSLAGCNKKTITNILKSKDVEYKLGMAEQYYANKKYSKAQILYEDLFPLLRNDPRFEDLYYKYAYCGFYQKDYLSAENLFKGFLEVFPKSQKAAEVDYMRAYCYYKQSPGVDLDQTATQKAIGSMQAHLNNYPESSKAEDAKKIIEECYAKLEEKEYKSAELYYNVGSHRAAAITFTNLLNSYPESKRADEYKLMIIKSYYQYAQMSIEEKQKERFQKVIEEYYDFVDRFPESKLLKDAEKYFNLSSNNLKPNKNEQTDTKS is encoded by the coding sequence ATGAATTTGATTATCCGTCTTGTATTTTTCGTGGTTGTTATTGGCTCACTTGCAGGGTGTAATAAAAAGACTATTACAAATATCCTCAAGAGTAAAGACGTTGAGTATAAACTTGGTATGGCAGAACAATACTATGCCAACAAGAAATATAGTAAGGCGCAGATTCTTTACGAAGATCTGTTTCCTTTATTAAGGAACGACCCACGGTTTGAAGATCTTTATTATAAGTACGCTTACTGTGGCTTTTATCAGAAGGATTACCTGAGTGCAGAGAATCTTTTTAAAGGTTTCCTGGAAGTATTTCCAAAAAGCCAAAAGGCTGCGGAGGTTGATTATATGCGAGCGTATTGTTATTATAAACAATCGCCTGGTGTTGATCTTGATCAAACAGCGACTCAAAAAGCAATTGGCTCGATGCAGGCTCATCTTAATAACTATCCTGAATCTTCAAAAGCCGAAGACGCAAAGAAAATTATTGAAGAATGCTACGCAAAGCTGGAAGAGAAGGAGTATAAAAGTGCTGAGCTTTATTATAATGTAGGTTCACATAGAGCTGCAGCAATTACCTTCACTAACTTATTGAATAGCTATCCTGAATCGAAGAGAGCTGATGAGTATAAGTTAATGATCATAAAATCTTACTATCAATACGCACAAATGAGTATTGAGGAAAAACAAAAGGAACGTTTTCAGAAAGTGATTGAAGAATACTATGATTTTGTTGATCGCTTCCCGGAAAGCAAACTTTTAAAAGACGCAGAAAAATATTTTAATCTTTCTTCAAATAATTTAAAACCAAATAAAAATGAGCAGACTGATACGAAAAGTTAG
- a CDS encoding OmpA family protein, with protein MASKKYTLLIGALCFILTNLTAQSYDWKDSSLIPKKSQAQHNEFLQNQQPFPAKPRNQWEIGLSVGNVLVAGDVTPVVPQIGWGAHVRKAFGYIFSARLQYAGGIAKGLNWTPAFNYAKNPAWASSYVAPVNTQWPNAPIPGQIPGQLYQVSSVDPTQAYPFGPEQGDPVYYNFRTVSHQLALQGIITLNNIRFHKSKTSFIIYGLGGIGGMVYETKIDAENANGGTYAADFAAIYAKYEVANKNKRDIRRDLKSAMDKKYESTADGHQLRRPKLFDMTFRPMVQVGAGLAFKVGKRFSIGVEEVLTIVKDDLLDGQRWQEHSFGDASLTRDFDNWHYTNINFNYSLGAKSVEPLWWLNPLDYAYNELNAPRHMKLPKPVLDDADGDGVTDQFDNEPNTPAGCPVDTHGVARDTDGDGVPDCKDKELITPTQCQPVDADGVGKCPDPECCKNIQAPLPACNLVDLPSINFAGNSSSLSAEGKALVGSVATSLRGNPECKLIVCGSAAKSKSGQALGQKRVDAIVKYLVEVQGISADRVVAQYDCHEGDPSVVELRAEKK; from the coding sequence ATGGCAAGCAAAAAGTACACCCTTCTTATAGGGGCCCTATGTTTTATTTTAACAAATCTTACCGCTCAGAGCTACGATTGGAAAGACTCCTCTCTGATTCCTAAAAAGTCACAAGCTCAACACAACGAATTTTTACAGAACCAACAACCTTTTCCGGCAAAACCACGTAACCAGTGGGAAATTGGCTTAAGTGTTGGTAATGTTCTGGTAGCCGGCGACGTAACTCCTGTTGTTCCTCAAATTGGTTGGGGTGCACATGTACGTAAAGCTTTCGGTTATATTTTCTCTGCAAGACTTCAATACGCAGGTGGTATCGCAAAAGGTTTGAACTGGACTCCAGCATTTAACTATGCAAAGAATCCAGCATGGGCTTCAAGTTATGTTGCCCCTGTAAATACGCAGTGGCCTAATGCTCCAATTCCCGGTCAAATACCTGGTCAGTTATATCAAGTAAGTAGCGTTGATCCTACTCAGGCATACCCTTTTGGTCCTGAGCAAGGAGATCCTGTTTACTACAATTTCAGAACTGTGTCTCATCAATTGGCGTTACAAGGTATCATCACCTTGAATAATATCCGTTTCCACAAATCAAAAACCAGCTTTATCATCTATGGTCTTGGTGGTATTGGCGGCATGGTTTACGAAACAAAAATTGATGCTGAAAATGCAAATGGCGGAACTTATGCAGCAGACTTTGCAGCCATCTATGCAAAATACGAGGTTGCGAATAAGAATAAGCGTGATATCCGTCGTGATTTGAAATCGGCAATGGATAAAAAATACGAAAGCACAGCTGATGGTCATCAATTGCGTCGTCCTAAATTATTTGATATGACTTTCCGCCCAATGGTACAAGTTGGTGCAGGTTTAGCTTTCAAAGTAGGTAAGCGTTTCAGCATTGGTGTTGAAGAAGTTTTGACTATTGTGAAAGATGATCTTCTTGATGGACAACGTTGGCAAGAGCATTCTTTTGGGGATGCGTCTTTAACTCGTGATTTCGATAACTGGCATTATACAAATATAAATTTCAACTATAGCCTTGGTGCTAAGTCAGTTGAGCCTCTTTGGTGGTTAAATCCTTTGGATTATGCTTACAACGAATTGAATGCTCCACGTCACATGAAGCTTCCAAAACCAGTTTTAGATGATGCTGATGGTGATGGTGTAACTGATCAGTTCGATAACGAACCAAACACCCCTGCTGGCTGCCCGGTTGATACTCATGGTGTTGCTCGTGATACTGATGGTGACGGCGTTCCTGATTGTAAGGATAAGGAATTGATCACCCCAACTCAGTGCCAGCCAGTAGATGCTGACGGTGTTGGTAAGTGCCCAGATCCTGAGTGCTGCAAAAACATTCAAGCTCCATTACCTGCTTGTAACCTGGTTGACCTTCCAAGTATCAATTTCGCTGGCAACTCCAGCTCATTAAGCGCAGAAGGTAAAGCACTGGTTGGTAGCGTTGCTACTTCACTCCGTGGTAACCCAGAATGTAAACTGATCGTTTGCGGTAGTGCTGCTAAGAGCAAATCAGGTCAGGCCTTAGGTCAGAAGCGTGTTGACGCTATCGTTAAATATCTGGTAGAAGTACAAGGTATCAGCGCTGACCGTGTGGTTGCTCAGTATGACTGCCATGAAGGTGATCCTTCAGTAGTTGAGCTCCGTGCAGAAAAGAAATAA
- a CDS encoding polyprenyl synthetase family protein, translated as MSASSSIQLLVKDELQAFEEKFRQAVKSRVSLLDRIMQYIIKRKGKQVRPMFVFLSAKLFGPITESTHRAAALVELLHTATLVHDDVVDESMERRGFFSINALWKNKIAVLVGDYLLSKGLLLSLKNDDFTTLKILSEAVEKMSEGELLQIEKTRKLNLSEEVYFEIIKNKTASLLSSACAAGTWSTTMDTKKTEQMKLFGEKAGIAFQIKDDLFDYGSASIGKPTGNDIKEKKLTLPLIYTLNNAEPSKKKELIYLLKNENRQKKNVQYIIDEVIKAGGITYAAETMNRYRDEAIAILHQFPQNEIRDGLEALVRYTTDRKY; from the coding sequence ATGAGCGCTTCCTCCTCCATTCAATTATTGGTCAAAGACGAATTACAGGCTTTTGAAGAAAAATTCCGCCAAGCTGTTAAAAGTAGGGTATCCCTGCTCGATCGGATCATGCAATATATTATCAAGCGGAAAGGGAAGCAGGTGAGGCCCATGTTTGTGTTCCTGAGTGCAAAATTGTTTGGCCCCATTACAGAAAGTACTCACCGTGCAGCTGCCCTTGTCGAATTATTACATACCGCCACCCTTGTCCATGACGACGTAGTTGATGAATCGATGGAGCGGAGGGGCTTTTTTTCCATTAATGCGCTTTGGAAAAACAAAATCGCCGTTTTAGTGGGAGACTATTTGCTTTCAAAAGGCTTGTTGCTTTCGCTGAAAAACGACGATTTCACCACCTTGAAAATATTATCGGAAGCTGTTGAAAAAATGAGTGAAGGGGAACTCCTTCAAATAGAAAAGACCAGGAAACTCAACCTAAGTGAAGAAGTATACTTTGAGATCATCAAAAATAAAACAGCTTCACTCCTCTCTTCTGCATGCGCCGCAGGCACATGGTCTACCACAATGGATACCAAAAAAACGGAACAGATGAAGTTGTTTGGAGAGAAGGCCGGTATTGCTTTTCAGATCAAAGACGATTTGTTTGACTATGGCAGCGCTTCTATTGGTAAACCAACGGGCAACGACATCAAAGAAAAAAAACTGACACTCCCTTTAATTTATACGTTGAATAATGCCGAACCTTCAAAGAAAAAAGAGTTGATCTATCTACTCAAAAACGAAAACAGGCAGAAGAAAAACGTACAGTACATCATTGATGAAGTAATAAAAGCCGGCGGCATTACATATGCTGCCGAAACCATGAACCGTTACCGTGATGAAGCGATCGCTATTCTTCATCAATTTCCACAAAATGAAATAAGAGATGGACTTGAAGCATTGGTAAGATATACCACCGATAGAAAATATTAA
- a CDS encoding class I SAM-dependent methyltransferase, producing MKLLQHINYFLYIASNWGIRIGFFTLKQELKGEKKYGINTTSANDLAEFQIKGNQLSHATEYMPVNYFTIESVLEHLPENARQGTFLDIGCGKGRALCVAAAYRFTKLYGIDFAKQLIQQAEQNLSLTKERFPSLQYELSWSDISTLEIKKDISTVFLFNPFDEVLMKNIIQKINSSLQQYPRELYVLYCSPRHEELFFADGYDVLYRIKKYNFLEGTILSKKKSKS from the coding sequence TTGAAACTACTGCAACACATAAACTACTTCTTATACATCGCTTCAAACTGGGGCATCAGGATAGGTTTCTTCACATTGAAGCAAGAATTAAAAGGCGAAAAAAAATACGGCATCAATACCACTTCGGCAAACGATCTTGCAGAATTTCAGATCAAAGGGAATCAATTGTCGCATGCCACAGAATACATGCCGGTGAATTATTTCACCATTGAAAGTGTGCTTGAGCATCTCCCTGAAAATGCAAGGCAAGGAACGTTTTTAGATATTGGTTGCGGAAAAGGAAGGGCATTGTGTGTGGCTGCTGCTTATAGATTTACAAAATTGTATGGAATTGATTTTGCAAAACAATTGATTCAACAGGCAGAACAGAATCTTTCTCTTACAAAAGAACGTTTCCCTTCTCTGCAATATGAATTATCATGGAGCGACATCAGCACACTTGAGATCAAAAAAGATATAAGCACTGTGTTCCTGTTTAATCCGTTTGATGAAGTATTGATGAAAAATATCATCCAGAAAATCAATAGTTCCCTCCAGCAATACCCACGTGAGCTTTACGTGCTTTATTGCAGTCCTCGTCACGAAGAATTGTTTTTTGCAGATGGCTACGATGTTTTGTACCGAATTAAAAAGTACAATTTCCTCGAAGGAACTATTCTTTCGAAAAAGAAGTCCAAGAGCTGA
- the coaBC gene encoding bifunctional phosphopantothenoylcysteine decarboxylase/phosphopantothenate--cysteine ligase CoaBC: MKLQGKKIVLGITGSIAAYKSILLVRLLVKEGAEVKVILTPSAKDFVSPLVLTTLSKNNVLIDLFDENSWANHVELGRWADLMLIAPLSCNTLAKMANGMCDNLLLAVYLSATCPVMIAPAMDEDMWKHPATKRNINTLQSYGNHLIPVEAGELASGLVGEGRMAEPESIMHTVEGFFLTGSEFKDKKILVTAGPTYESIDPVRFIGNHSSGKMGIAIADELAMRGAKVVLVLGPSSQQITSNSIKVIRVNSAEEMYQKSIEHFPDSQLAIMSAAVADYTPVQIAAEKIKKNEGGMQIELKKTKDILASLGDMKKPDQYLVGFALETTNEKEYALGKLSSKNADMIVLNSLNDAGAGFGGDTNKITIFDKNRHEYSFTVKTKKEVAKDIVNTIKKMMHA; the protein is encoded by the coding sequence ATGAAGCTACAGGGAAAGAAAATCGTATTAGGGATTACAGGCAGCATTGCTGCCTATAAATCCATTTTGTTGGTACGCTTGCTGGTTAAAGAAGGCGCAGAAGTAAAAGTGATACTCACTCCTTCTGCAAAAGATTTTGTATCGCCACTTGTACTCACCACTCTATCAAAGAACAATGTACTTATCGATCTGTTTGATGAGAACAGCTGGGCTAACCATGTTGAACTTGGCCGTTGGGCCGATCTGATGTTAATTGCTCCATTAAGCTGTAATACATTAGCTAAAATGGCAAATGGCATGTGCGATAATCTTTTACTGGCTGTTTATCTATCAGCAACATGTCCGGTAATGATTGCCCCTGCAATGGATGAAGATATGTGGAAACACCCGGCAACAAAAAGGAATATCAACACTCTTCAGTCTTATGGCAATCATCTCATCCCTGTTGAAGCGGGGGAGCTTGCAAGCGGACTTGTTGGCGAAGGACGAATGGCCGAGCCTGAAAGCATCATGCACACAGTAGAAGGTTTTTTTTTGACCGGCTCTGAATTTAAAGACAAAAAAATATTGGTAACTGCTGGCCCCACGTACGAATCAATTGATCCGGTAAGATTTATTGGCAATCATTCAAGTGGTAAAATGGGCATTGCGATAGCGGATGAACTGGCTATGCGTGGCGCAAAAGTGGTGTTAGTGCTGGGTCCGTCTTCTCAACAAATAACAAGTAATTCTATTAAGGTAATACGGGTAAATAGTGCGGAAGAGATGTATCAAAAAAGTATTGAGCACTTCCCCGATTCTCAACTGGCAATCATGTCTGCGGCTGTTGCTGATTATACTCCTGTACAAATTGCCGCTGAAAAGATAAAGAAGAACGAGGGCGGCATGCAGATTGAATTGAAAAAGACAAAGGACATTCTTGCATCGTTGGGCGATATGAAAAAGCCTGATCAGTATTTGGTTGGTTTTGCTCTTGAAACAACGAACGAAAAAGAATATGCTTTGGGAAAGCTGAGCTCAAAAAATGCAGATATGATCGTGCTGAATTCACTGAACGACGCAGGTGCCGGGTTTGGTGGTGATACAAATAAAATCACCATATTCGACAAGAACCGGCATGAATATTCGTTTACAGTAAAGACGAAGAAAGAAGTTGCGAAGGATATTGTGAACACCATAAAAAAAATGATGCATGCATAA